One Methylosarcina fibrata AML-C10 DNA segment encodes these proteins:
- a CDS encoding cytochrome b/b6 domain-containing protein, whose protein sequence is MQTKNYIKVWDLPIRIFHWLLVAEFFTAYFTEDDLLPVHVGAGYLVIALLIFRLIWGFAGNRYARFSGFLCSPARSMAYVRDLISRKAKRYVGHNPAGAAMILLLLLSLALTCASGLAVYGADQGAGPLAFIGDRHEKIWEEVHEFFANVTLSLVGLHVLGVLLESYLHRENLLNAMWTGKKKPDDEPDLPSN, encoded by the coding sequence ATGCAGACAAAAAATTACATTAAAGTCTGGGACCTGCCCATCAGGATTTTCCACTGGCTGCTGGTCGCAGAATTTTTTACCGCTTATTTTACCGAGGATGACTTATTGCCGGTTCACGTCGGGGCCGGCTATCTGGTCATTGCCCTGCTGATCTTCCGATTGATCTGGGGTTTTGCCGGCAACCGCTACGCGCGCTTTTCCGGTTTTCTGTGCAGTCCGGCGCGCTCCATGGCCTATGTCAGGGATCTGATTTCGCGCAAGGCCAAACGGTACGTCGGCCACAATCCCGCCGGCGCCGCGATGATTCTGCTGTTGCTGCTCAGTCTGGCGCTGACCTGCGCCAGCGGACTGGCGGTTTATGGCGCCGATCAAGGCGCGGGGCCTCTGGCCTTTATCGGCGACCGACATGAAAAAATATGGGAAGAAGTTCACGAGTTTTTTGCCAATGTCACCCTGTCGCTAGTGGGCCTGCATGTGTTGGGCGTTCTGCTGGAAAGTTACCTGCATCGGGAAAATCTGCTCAACGCCATGTGGACAGGAAAGAAAAAACCCGACGATGAGCCGGATCTTCCCTCCAATTGA
- a CDS encoding heavy metal translocating P-type ATPase, which produces MTSSRSEHLIALLSIAGIAAYLILHYAVETGFDAYTVSLDASVSSAAGRIVTGQWHFQLLPVQLPLIAVLVLGGVPLIYRIAAKLLRGDFGADLLAALAIVTAVLLHELLAGSLVVLMLSGGAVLESYAVRKASSVLEALARRMPSIAHRKSGENLNDVGTEQIGIGDILLILPHEICPVDGTVLEGSGTMDESYLTGEPYLMSKIPGSSVLSGAINGDSALTVRADKLAIDSRYAKIMEVMHASEQDRPRIRRLGDQLGAIYTPLAVAVAASAWWASGEILRFLAVLVIATPCPLLIGIPVAIIGSISLAAKREIIIKNPAVLENLALCRTAIFDKTGTLTYGRPSLSALIPSPGHDEREVLTLASSLERYSKHPLSGAIIKAADQTALPVLAVAHIRELPGEGLQGDVSGRHVQIISRKQYGEKLNGDPGLLPPISGGLECLVLIDRHYAATLQFRDEIRTDSSSFITHLQPSHLFERVMLVSGDRESEVRYLADEVGIRHVFFGQSPEQKLELVRKETKAAKTVFLGDGINDAPALTAATIGIAFGQNSDITSEAADAVIMDSSLLKVDELFHIGERMRKIALQSAVGGMAFSMIGMIAAGFGYLTPVAGALAQEVIDVLAVLNALRAAIPPKSLSDF; this is translated from the coding sequence ATGACCTCATCCAGAAGCGAACATCTTATCGCACTCCTGAGCATTGCCGGGATCGCGGCTTATCTGATCCTGCATTACGCGGTTGAAACCGGATTCGATGCCTATACGGTATCGCTGGATGCGTCCGTGAGTTCCGCCGCCGGCCGAATTGTCACGGGACAATGGCATTTCCAACTGCTGCCGGTGCAGTTACCGCTGATTGCGGTCCTGGTCCTCGGCGGAGTGCCCTTGATTTACCGGATTGCCGCCAAACTGCTTCGGGGAGATTTCGGCGCCGACCTGCTCGCCGCCCTGGCCATTGTCACGGCCGTGCTGTTGCATGAATTGCTGGCAGGAAGTCTGGTGGTGCTGATGCTGTCGGGCGGAGCGGTACTCGAATCGTATGCGGTGCGCAAGGCGTCTTCGGTGCTCGAAGCCCTGGCCCGGCGCATGCCTTCGATCGCGCACAGAAAATCGGGCGAAAACTTAAACGACGTCGGCACCGAACAAATCGGAATCGGCGATATTCTACTGATCCTGCCGCATGAAATCTGCCCGGTGGACGGCACGGTCCTGGAAGGATCCGGGACCATGGACGAATCCTACCTTACCGGCGAACCCTATTTGATGTCGAAAATTCCGGGCTCTTCGGTTCTTTCCGGCGCGATCAACGGGGATTCTGCATTAACCGTTCGCGCGGACAAGCTGGCGATCGATTCCCGTTACGCCAAAATTATGGAGGTCATGCACGCCTCCGAACAGGATCGTCCCCGAATCCGGCGTCTCGGCGATCAGTTGGGCGCGATTTATACGCCGCTGGCGGTCGCAGTCGCGGCAAGCGCCTGGTGGGCGAGCGGCGAGATCCTGCGTTTTTTGGCGGTGCTCGTCATCGCCACGCCCTGCCCCTTGCTGATCGGCATTCCGGTCGCCATCATCGGCTCGATTTCTCTGGCCGCCAAACGGGAAATCATCATCAAGAATCCGGCGGTACTGGAAAACCTGGCGTTGTGCCGAACCGCCATTTTCGACAAAACCGGGACGCTGACCTACGGACGTCCTTCCTTATCGGCTCTGATCCCTTCGCCTGGACATGACGAACGGGAAGTGCTGACTTTAGCCTCCAGCCTGGAGCGCTATTCCAAACATCCTCTGTCCGGAGCCATCATCAAGGCAGCCGACCAGACGGCCCTACCCGTTCTGGCTGTCGCCCACATCCGGGAATTGCCGGGCGAAGGTCTCCAAGGCGACGTCTCGGGACGGCACGTTCAGATCATCAGCCGCAAACAGTACGGAGAAAAACTCAACGGGGATCCGGGCTTACTGCCGCCGATTTCGGGCGGCCTGGAATGCCTCGTGCTGATCGATCGTCACTACGCGGCGACCTTGCAGTTCAGGGATGAAATCCGCACGGACAGCTCTTCCTTTATCACTCATTTGCAACCGAGTCACTTGTTCGAACGGGTCATGCTGGTCTCCGGAGACCGGGAATCGGAAGTCCGCTATCTCGCGGATGAGGTCGGCATCCGGCATGTGTTCTTCGGACAAAGTCCTGAACAAAAACTGGAACTGGTGCGCAAGGAAACAAAAGCGGCGAAAACGGTGTTTTTGGGCGACGGCATCAACGACGCGCCGGCCTTGACCGCGGCGACGATCGGCATCGCCTTCGGTCAGAACAGCGACATCACCTCGGAAGCGGCCGATGCGGTGATCATGGACAGCTCGCTGTTAAAGGTTGACGAACTGTTCCATATCGGCGAGCGCATGCGCAAAATCGCTCTGCAAAGCGCCGTGGGCGGCATGGCTTTCAGCATGATCGGCATGATCGCGGCCGGCTTCGGCTATCTGACGCCGGTCGCAGGCGCGCTTGCGCAGGAAGTCATCGATGTACTCGCAGTGTTGAATGCATTAAGAGCCGCGATTCCGCCCAAGTCGCTTTCGGATTTTTGA
- the thiO gene encoding glycine oxidase ThiO, with protein MTSTSDITLIGGGIIGLMTARELLAAGASVTILERGLIGQESSWAGGGILLPLYPWRQSDAITRLVVQSLQLYPALASRLKAGSGLDPEWTPCGLLITKNPDVTAAVNWCRTNNIRHEPAGPQFFDRFDTEPDHPLWLPDIAQVRNPRLVKSLKQDLLNQGADIREHCEITGLVLVGNRITAIKTASGHLPVRQLVLTAGAWTGRLFRQLIPELSAAAPSIAPVKGQMLLFEARPDTLPYMVLDGDQYLIPRRDGRILAGSTVERADFDKNPSPEARERLLEFAFRLMPSLKPFPLIHHWAGVRPGTEHGIPYIDRHPDIVNLSINAGHFRNGLAMGPASAQLMADLILNRPPKVDPEPYRLSSPH; from the coding sequence ATGACTTCAACTTCGGATATCACTCTTATCGGCGGCGGCATTATCGGCCTGATGACCGCACGAGAACTATTGGCGGCCGGAGCCTCCGTCACAATTCTGGAAAGAGGCCTGATCGGGCAGGAGTCGTCCTGGGCGGGCGGAGGCATCCTGCTGCCGCTTTATCCCTGGCGGCAAAGCGATGCGATCACGCGCCTGGTCGTCCAGAGCCTGCAACTTTATCCGGCCCTGGCTTCCCGGCTCAAAGCCGGCTCCGGCCTGGATCCGGAGTGGACTCCCTGCGGCCTGCTGATCACGAAAAATCCCGATGTCACCGCGGCCGTAAACTGGTGCAGAACCAACAACATCCGCCACGAACCGGCCGGCCCGCAATTTTTCGACCGCTTTGACACCGAACCGGACCATCCGCTCTGGTTGCCGGATATTGCCCAGGTGCGCAATCCCAGACTGGTGAAGTCGTTGAAACAGGATCTTCTTAACCAAGGAGCCGATATTCGGGAACATTGCGAAATCACCGGCCTCGTCCTTGTCGGCAACCGGATCACGGCGATAAAAACCGCTTCCGGCCACTTGCCGGTCCGTCAGCTTGTCCTCACGGCAGGCGCCTGGACAGGGCGGCTTTTCCGGCAGCTTATTCCCGAATTGAGCGCTGCGGCCCCGTCGATCGCGCCGGTCAAAGGACAGATGCTGCTGTTCGAAGCCCGGCCCGACACGCTGCCTTACATGGTTCTGGACGGCGATCAATATCTGATTCCGCGGCGCGACGGCCGGATTCTGGCGGGCAGCACGGTGGAGCGGGCGGACTTCGACAAAAACCCTTCGCCGGAAGCCCGGGAGCGGCTGCTTGAATTCGCCTTCCGCCTGATGCCGTCGCTCAAGCCATTTCCTCTGATCCACCACTGGGCAGGCGTCAGGCCCGGCACCGAACACGGCATTCCTTACATCGACCGGCATCCCGACATCGTCAATTTGAGCATCAATGCCGGACATTTCCGTAATGGCCTGGCGATGGGCCCGGCTTCGGCCCAGTTGATGGCCGATTTGATTTTGAACCGTCCGCCCAAAGTCGACCCGGAACCTTACCGGCTGAGCAGCCCGCATTAG
- a CDS encoding quinone-dependent dihydroorotate dehydrogenase — translation MNPYPLLRPLLFSLDPETAHEITLNLLKAAHRAGLSRLTHPAIQDKPVRVMGLEFKNPVGLAAGLDKNGNYIDALAGLGFGFIEIGTVTPRPQPGNPKPRLFRLPEHQAIINRMGFNNLGIDHLLAQVARSAYSGVLGINIGKNFDTPIENAVNDYLVGLRKAYPAAGYITINISSPNTKNLRQLQQGDEIKTLISALKVAQLELHQEHGKYVPLVLKIAPDLSPEEVRHIARLLLEFAVDGVIATNTTIDRDAVAGHPLAEESGGLSGAPVKEKSTAVVKMLADELQGRCPIIAAGGILSAEDAQEKLAAGASLIQVYTGLIYRGPALIAEILEQSGAGAYR, via the coding sequence ATGAATCCATATCCTCTGTTACGCCCTCTGTTATTCTCTCTCGATCCCGAAACTGCGCACGAGATCACACTCAATCTGCTGAAGGCGGCTCATCGCGCCGGTTTGTCCCGGCTGACCCATCCGGCCATCCAAGACAAACCGGTACGGGTCATGGGCCTGGAATTTAAAAATCCGGTCGGCCTGGCGGCCGGACTCGACAAGAACGGAAATTATATCGACGCTCTCGCCGGCCTGGGTTTCGGTTTCATTGAAATCGGCACGGTAACGCCCAGACCGCAGCCCGGCAACCCGAAACCGCGCCTGTTCCGGTTGCCCGAACACCAGGCCATCATCAACCGGATGGGTTTTAACAATCTCGGCATCGACCATTTATTGGCGCAAGTCGCCCGGAGCGCTTATTCCGGAGTTCTCGGCATCAACATCGGCAAGAATTTCGATACGCCGATCGAAAACGCCGTCAACGATTATCTCGTCGGTTTACGGAAAGCCTATCCGGCCGCCGGCTATATTACGATCAACATTTCCTCGCCGAACACGAAAAATTTGCGGCAGTTGCAACAAGGCGACGAAATTAAAACGCTGATTTCGGCATTGAAGGTAGCACAGCTTGAATTGCACCAGGAACACGGAAAATACGTGCCGCTGGTGTTGAAAATCGCGCCCGATCTGAGCCCCGAGGAAGTCCGCCATATCGCCCGGCTGTTGCTGGAATTTGCCGTCGACGGCGTCATCGCAACCAACACCACGATAGACCGCGACGCCGTGGCGGGCCATCCTCTGGCCGAGGAATCCGGCGGACTGAGCGGCGCGCCGGTAAAAGAAAAGTCGACCGCCGTCGTAAAAATGCTGGCGGACGAATTGCAAGGCCGCTGCCCGATCATTGCCGCAGGCGGCATTCTGTCGGCCGAGGACGCCCAGGAAAAACTGGCGGCGGGCGCCAGCCTGATCCAGGTCTACACCGGCCTGATTTACCGGGGACCGGCGCTGATCGCCGAGATCCTGGAACAGTCCGGCGCAGGGGCTTATCGGTAA
- a CDS encoding 2-hydroxychromene-2-carboxylate isomerase produces MHASNHLTFYFSFRSPYAWLAFYRLSKIASNLPMAIEYVPLFPPKSVTGDPMGNPNKSAYVTEDINRFANAYGLDLQWPKPFDTDWIRPHSSILYALDQGCVVEFGLAAFMARFSEGKDIGEDDTLAGVAEQCGLQPDSIIRSADDSFFQRRVMKGAIRGQREGIFGVPFFIYRGSRYWGNDRLEWLLRDIFTQSGIDVPNLIDDAFAHPLKTR; encoded by the coding sequence ATGCACGCATCTAATCACTTGACCTTTTATTTCAGTTTTCGCAGTCCTTATGCCTGGCTGGCTTTTTACAGGCTTAGCAAGATAGCCTCAAATTTACCGATGGCTATCGAATACGTTCCACTATTTCCACCAAAGTCAGTTACTGGCGATCCAATGGGGAATCCCAACAAATCTGCTTATGTAACAGAAGATATTAATCGATTCGCGAATGCCTACGGACTTGATCTGCAATGGCCAAAACCCTTCGATACCGACTGGATACGCCCTCACTCAAGCATTTTATACGCCCTCGATCAAGGATGTGTTGTCGAATTTGGCCTGGCTGCATTTATGGCACGGTTTTCGGAGGGTAAGGATATCGGTGAGGATGATACTCTCGCCGGAGTTGCCGAACAATGCGGGCTGCAACCGGATTCCATCATTCGAAGTGCCGATGATAGCTTCTTTCAACGCCGGGTAATGAAGGGGGCCATTCGTGGTCAGCGAGAGGGCATCTTCGGCGTACCGTTCTTTATATATCGGGGATCCCGTTATTGGGGAAATGATCGACTTGAATGGTTATTGCGAGATATTTTTACTCAGTCCGGGATTGATGTGCCTAATCTGATTGACGATGCCTTTGCTCATCCATTGAAAACAAGATAA
- a CDS encoding TolC family protein — MNKFIPIVFALLTISVLNACTPTRVSDQVKLADMNNWHHAPVDPINLMLADIKSWWKGFQDPLLDELIAKAVNANHDLRIAKARVREAATLVTIAESALYPSIDLFSSGGREKKIDRIIGVPGKQGIELITPTADAISGGLAARWEIDLFGGRHLEAEAAIAQSAGTEEALHAVQVGLLAQVATNYLELRGLQKRINLQQEQIEVQKEKLRALQLFAKNGLATEADVANQDALLKSTESALPVLTSSALTLTHRLGVLLGEPPENLETRLSQAMPLLVALPGIPELLPADLLSQRPDLRLAKTEVTAAAANLGAARADLYPKLVLSASGGFGALAVGGFSSLAESVYTLGSGLTMPLFNAGRIRAHIAAVDARLDQAALNYEKTFLLALEDVENAFVTHTTSKERKKQLSEAERSAQKAYQSTDALYQRGVKDYLSLLDARRNTLTVGDERAKAQTAMCVSMVSLYRAFGGGWDDGSVSRTENEGIARKISPSSAKTQQ; from the coding sequence ATGAATAAGTTCATTCCAATAGTATTTGCACTGTTGACGATCAGTGTCTTGAACGCCTGCACGCCAACGCGCGTGAGCGATCAGGTAAAACTGGCTGACATGAATAATTGGCATCATGCCCCCGTTGATCCCATCAACCTAATGCTCGCAGATATAAAGTCATGGTGGAAAGGATTCCAGGATCCCCTGCTCGATGAATTGATCGCTAAAGCGGTGAACGCCAACCACGACCTTAGGATCGCTAAAGCGCGGGTTCGGGAAGCCGCCACCTTAGTGACCATCGCCGAGTCGGCGCTCTATCCCAGCATCGACCTGTTCTCATCGGGCGGCCGGGAAAAAAAGATCGACCGGATAATCGGCGTGCCCGGCAAGCAAGGCATTGAGCTGATAACGCCAACTGCCGACGCCATCAGCGGCGGACTGGCTGCGCGCTGGGAAATCGATTTGTTCGGCGGCAGGCACCTCGAAGCGGAGGCCGCTATCGCCCAATCGGCAGGAACCGAAGAAGCTTTACATGCCGTCCAGGTCGGATTACTGGCGCAAGTCGCCACGAATTATCTGGAGCTGCGAGGTTTACAGAAGCGGATTAACCTTCAGCAAGAACAGATAGAAGTCCAAAAGGAAAAGCTAAGGGCGTTACAGCTTTTTGCAAAAAACGGTCTAGCTACTGAAGCCGATGTTGCCAATCAGGATGCTTTGCTTAAAAGTACCGAATCTGCTCTGCCGGTTCTAACAAGCTCAGCTCTTACATTAACGCATCGGCTTGGGGTGTTATTGGGTGAACCTCCCGAAAACCTTGAAACCCGCTTATCCCAAGCCATGCCGCTACTCGTTGCTTTACCGGGCATTCCCGAGCTTCTTCCTGCCGACTTGCTATCACAGCGCCCCGACCTGCGTCTCGCCAAAACCGAGGTCACCGCCGCCGCTGCCAATCTGGGTGCTGCCCGAGCCGACTTGTACCCTAAATTGGTATTATCGGCAAGCGGCGGTTTCGGCGCACTGGCCGTTGGCGGGTTTTCCAGCCTTGCGGAAAGCGTTTACACGCTGGGTTCGGGTCTGACCATGCCGCTGTTTAATGCCGGGCGTATTCGGGCGCATATTGCAGCAGTGGATGCAAGGCTTGATCAAGCGGCATTGAATTACGAAAAAACCTTTTTGCTGGCGCTTGAAGATGTTGAAAATGCCTTTGTAACACATACCACGTCCAAGGAACGAAAAAAGCAGCTTTCGGAAGCCGAAAGATCCGCTCAAAAAGCCTACCAGTCTACTGATGCCCTATACCAACGGGGGGTGAAAGATTACTTATCCCTGCTTGATGCCCGGCGTAATACATTGACTGTCGGCGACGAGCGAGCCAAGGCCCAAACCGCAATGTGTGTCTCAATGGTGTCGCTTTACCGAGCCTTCGGCGGTGGGTGGGACGACGGCTCGGTTAGCCGAACCGAAAATGAGGGGATAGCGAGAAAAATTTCACCCTCATCGGCTAAAACTCAACAGTAA
- a CDS encoding efflux RND transporter permease subunit, translating to MKHFNLNEWALKHRAFTGFVMVLLLLGGIFAYFTLEQREDPKFTFRLMVVKTLYPGATALEVENQVTDRLEKKLQELPNLDYVRSYSKPGESVIFVTPREDIPATEIAYLWYQVRKKIADIKLSLPPDVIGPFFNDEFGDTYSLLYAFSGEGFSYAELKEVVDSARQQILRVKDVEKADLIGVQDEKIYVEFSDKKLAELGLDVASVAQVLQTQNGMVPAGTVITPHQNIPIRLTGSFDSVDAIANLPVRLEGRTFRVSDFAKVSRGYVDPAEFKMRFNGKDVIGLGVTMNKKGDVLALGKLLENTMASIEGNLPIGVDVEKVADQSRVVHTAIGEFLRTFWEALAAVLLVSFLSLGMRAGSVVALTVPIVLAATLLCMLLFGLEIHRISLGALILALGLLVDDAMIAIEMMARKLEDGWDRMRAATYAYRVTAFPMLTGTLITVAGFLPVGLAKSSAGEYTVAIFQVVGISLILSWLGAVVFTPFLGYLILKVKVSPEQAKHDHFVTPFYQHLRHWVDYCLEHRKKIIVATIALFGVGAATLAKVPQQFFPLSNRPELIVDLWLPEGSAFAQTETVAKRMETIFAKDEEITSYASYIGGGTPRFFLLIVQQLTSTNLAEFVLVTKDNSARERVMQRIRQTLATDFPEVRGRVMRLNVGPPMDYPVVFRVLGEDAGRVRTIADQVAEIVRANANTVDVNDDWHERIPSVRLVLDQDKARALGVSTASLSQVLQAHYTGIPVGQFREEDKLIDIVWRAEHPLRIGIDELPNVNVPTSQGKSVSLSQLVATETVFEDGVRWRRNRFPSISIRADVVEGMLAPDVAAQIVPKLEDIQKQLPAGYFIETGAAKEDAWTAQKSILIWIPLVVIATLILLMMQLQNLSRTFLVFMTAPLGVIGAAFALMLFGAPFGFVALLGIIALAGMIMRNAVILVDQIEQDEKAGMDTWTAVVESTVRRFRPILLTAAAAILAMIPLSRNDFFGPQAIAIMGGLTVATVLTVFFLPALYAAWFRVRRAQPDIGTRLNSENPEPGDSHE from the coding sequence ATGAAGCACTTCAATTTGAACGAATGGGCGCTGAAACATCGCGCTTTTACGGGGTTTGTCATGGTGTTGCTGCTGCTAGGAGGGATATTTGCCTATTTCACGCTGGAACAGCGGGAAGACCCGAAATTTACCTTCCGGTTAATGGTCGTTAAAACCCTGTATCCGGGCGCAACCGCACTTGAAGTCGAGAACCAGGTGACCGACAGGCTGGAAAAAAAGCTACAGGAACTGCCAAATCTGGACTATGTCCGCAGTTATTCGAAGCCTGGCGAATCCGTCATTTTCGTTACGCCACGGGAAGACATTCCCGCTACCGAAATTGCTTATCTTTGGTATCAAGTCCGCAAAAAGATTGCCGACATAAAATTATCCCTGCCGCCCGATGTGATCGGCCCTTTTTTCAACGACGAGTTCGGCGATACCTACAGTTTACTGTATGCCTTCTCCGGTGAAGGTTTTAGCTATGCTGAACTCAAAGAGGTGGTCGATTCGGCACGGCAACAAATCCTGCGGGTAAAAGATGTTGAAAAAGCCGATCTCATCGGTGTGCAGGATGAAAAGATTTATGTTGAGTTTTCCGATAAGAAGCTGGCTGAACTGGGGTTGGATGTGGCATCGGTTGCCCAGGTTCTGCAAACGCAAAACGGCATGGTGCCGGCAGGAACGGTCATCACTCCCCATCAGAATATACCTATTCGGCTGACCGGTTCATTTGATTCGGTGGATGCTATTGCGAACCTTCCGGTCCGTCTCGAAGGGCGAACCTTCAGGGTCAGTGATTTTGCCAAGGTTAGCCGAGGCTACGTTGATCCTGCCGAATTCAAAATGCGGTTCAACGGCAAGGACGTCATCGGCTTGGGCGTCACCATGAATAAAAAAGGTGACGTTTTGGCCTTGGGTAAATTACTGGAAAACACCATGGCTTCTATCGAAGGAAACCTACCCATTGGCGTTGATGTTGAGAAAGTAGCCGACCAATCCAGGGTGGTTCATACCGCTATCGGCGAATTTTTGCGTACTTTCTGGGAAGCGCTGGCGGCGGTGCTGTTGGTGAGCTTTTTGAGCCTTGGCATGCGTGCAGGTTCGGTCGTCGCCCTGACCGTACCGATTGTGTTGGCCGCAACATTGCTCTGTATGTTGCTGTTCGGTCTGGAAATTCATCGTATCTCTTTGGGTGCGCTCATTCTCGCCTTGGGGTTGCTGGTGGACGATGCCATGATTGCCATTGAGATGATGGCACGAAAACTCGAAGACGGCTGGGATCGAATGCGTGCTGCAACCTACGCTTACCGGGTTACCGCATTTCCCATGCTGACCGGAACATTGATTACGGTCGCAGGTTTTTTGCCGGTGGGCTTGGCGAAATCGTCGGCAGGCGAATATACCGTTGCCATCTTTCAGGTGGTCGGTATTTCGCTGATCCTTTCCTGGCTGGGCGCCGTGGTATTTACGCCCTTCTTAGGTTATCTCATCCTCAAGGTTAAAGTGAGCCCTGAGCAAGCCAAGCACGATCACTTCGTTACCCCTTTCTACCAGCATTTACGGCACTGGGTTGACTACTGTCTGGAACACCGTAAAAAAATCATCGTTGCCACCATCGCGCTATTTGGCGTGGGTGCGGCGACCTTGGCCAAAGTCCCACAACAATTCTTTCCGCTATCAAATCGGCCGGAGCTGATCGTCGATCTATGGCTACCGGAAGGCAGCGCCTTCGCGCAAACTGAAACCGTTGCCAAACGCATGGAAACCATTTTCGCTAAAGATGAAGAAATAACGAGTTATGCGAGCTATATCGGCGGCGGCACGCCCCGGTTTTTCTTGCTCATTGTGCAACAACTGACCAGTACCAACCTGGCTGAATTCGTGTTGGTGACCAAGGACAATAGCGCCCGTGAACGGGTCATGCAACGGATCAGACAGACCTTGGCCACCGATTTTCCGGAAGTGCGCGGGCGGGTGATGCGCCTCAACGTCGGGCCGCCGATGGATTATCCCGTCGTATTCCGGGTTCTGGGCGAAGATGCCGGCAGGGTCAGGACGATCGCCGATCAGGTGGCGGAAATTGTCCGGGCTAACGCCAATACGGTCGATGTGAATGACGACTGGCATGAACGCATACCCTCGGTCCGCCTGGTTTTAGACCAGGATAAGGCGCGTGCGCTCGGGGTTTCGACCGCCAGCCTTTCGCAAGTATTACAGGCGCATTACACCGGTATTCCGGTTGGCCAGTTTCGTGAGGAAGATAAATTAATTGATATCGTCTGGCGGGCGGAGCATCCGTTACGCATAGGTATAGATGAGTTGCCCAATGTCAATGTACCGACTAGCCAAGGCAAATCGGTTTCCTTGTCGCAATTGGTCGCCACCGAAACGGTCTTTGAAGACGGCGTACGTTGGCGAAGAAACCGATTTCCCTCAATATCCATACGTGCCGATGTCGTAGAGGGGATGTTGGCCCCGGATGTCGCAGCGCAGATTGTTCCCAAACTGGAAGATATTCAAAAACAATTGCCAGCCGGCTATTTCATCGAGACCGGCGCGGCAAAAGAAGATGCCTGGACGGCCCAAAAATCGATTCTGATCTGGATTCCCTTGGTAGTCATTGCCACGCTTATCTTATTAATGATGCAGTTGCAGAATTTGTCACGAACCTTTCTGGTGTTTATGACTGCGCCGCTGGGCGTGATTGGTGCGGCGTTTGCCCTCATGCTCTTCGGCGCACCTTTCGGCTTTGTTGCCTTATTGGGGATTATTGCCCTCGCCGGGATGATTATGCGTAATGCCGTGATTCTGGTGGACCAGATCGAGCAGGACGAAAAAGCCGGCATGGATACCTGGACGGCTGTCGTCGAATCGACGGTTCGGCGTTTCCGCCCTATTTTGTTGACTGCCGCCGCCGCCATTTTAGCCATGATTCCATTATCCCGTAACGACTTCTTCGGGCCGCAAGCCATCGCCATCATGGGCGGCTTGACGGTCGCTACGGTGCTGACCGTGTTTTTTCTGCCGGCACTGTATGCGGCCTGGTTCAGGGTGCGGCGGGCTCAGCCTGATATTGGCACAAGACTAAACAGCGAAAATCCTGAACCGGGAGATTCTCATGAATAA